In Vigna unguiculata cultivar IT97K-499-35 chromosome 3, ASM411807v1, whole genome shotgun sequence, a single genomic region encodes these proteins:
- the LOC114175311 gene encoding uncharacterized protein LOC114175311, which produces MAKLAQLYIKEIVRFHGVPSSIVSDKDPRFTSRFWHTVQSAMDHLGAWDEVLPLIKFTYNNNFHASIGMALYEALYGRRCKTPLYWYQDGEAALVRPELLEQTTKKVRMVRNRMQASQSRQKAYADRKRRPLEFAAGDHVFMRLRMYMFDPAHVLEAEDIQIREDLTMEVPPIALEDSKVEERWRKVVSLVKVIWDRRTDSKSISRAAVLRGFVSKPHLAAFQVREVRVSMKSLLT; this is translated from the exons atggccaagttggcccaattgtacattaaggagatagtaAGGTTTCATGGGGtgccttcgagcatagtttccgacaaAGACCCGCGGTTCACATCTCGGTTTTGGCATACGGtacagagtgctatgg ATCATTTGGGGGCATGGGATGAGGTACTACCCTTGATCAaatttacctacaacaacaactttcatgcgagcattggtaTGGCACTGtatgaggctctttatggtAGGAGGTGTAAGACTCCTCTCTactggtatcaggatggagaggCAGCGCTTGTTAGACCAGAGTTATTAGAACAAACTACCAAGAAAGTAAGGATGGTGAGGAACAGAAtgcaggcttctcagagtaggcagaaggcttaCGCTGACCGTAAGAGGAGACCTTTAGAGTTTGCGGCTGGGGATCATGTGTTcatgagg CTGAGGATGTATATGTTTGACCcggctcatgtgttggaagccgaggatatacagatcagagaAGACCTCACtatggaagtaccacccatcgctttagaggatagcaaggttgaggaacgtTGGAGAAAAGTTGTCAGTCTTGTTAAAGTCATTTGGGAtcggaggacag ATTCCAAGTCCATCTCTCGAGCTGCTGTGCTCCGTGGTTTCGTGTCGAAGCCTCATCTAGCCGCTTTCCaagtacgggaagttagggtttctatGAAATCGTTGTTAACATGA